The following nucleotide sequence is from Aphelocoma coerulescens isolate FSJ_1873_10779 chromosome 21, UR_Acoe_1.0, whole genome shotgun sequence.
GGGCGCCGTGTGGGCTTCTCCCTGGCCAGGCAGAGAAATCCTGGGCTGTCTCCTGCTCCCAGACTCCTCGGTGTCCCCGGCTGGGCCGTGTGGCGCAGTTCCCGTGGCCGCACAGCCGGGCTCCGGAGCGGCACCCATAACGCGGCCACCCGCCCGCCGCTGGCCGCCGGCCCcatctgctgcctctgccccttTCCTGGTCCCTGCAGGCGGAGCTGGAAGGTTCCTCTGGCTAAACCCCGGCTCGGAGGGAAGGAAGTCGGCTGCAGCCCAGGAAAGGAAGCCAGCTGGTTTCCCTTGTGCGTCTGCGAGGCGTGCGGGGGGAGCAGGGCGTAGCCAGACCGCGAACGAGATAGGATGGGGAGGCAGCGCCTCTTCCCTTCCATATTTTCTGGGCTGGACGCGGGAAGCGTGGCCTGGGCATTatttcctccagctgctgctgggctgggctgtcctGGCTCTCTCCTCGCCGTGCAGTGCGGGACAGCAGCCACGACGGGGAGCTTCCATCCCGCGGGACGGCCGGGCGGGACACGGGCCCCGCTGTCCCCTGCCtgtggggacacagccaggcgcTGCCCCCGGCTccctggggtgggcagggggcctTGGCCAGCACCTGGCCCTGGGAGGCGCAGAGCTTGTGGGACCCCCCAAGGGGGATGCAGAGCCCACGGGTCCCTCTCAGCTCCCATGGCATCCCCACCCCTGGCCGTGGCTGTGTCCAGCTggggtgtcctggtggccgAGGGGGTGGCTGGAGCCTCGGGGCGGTGCTGGGGggcagcagggcctggggcagtgctggggtcacTCTCCCTGCTCCTTCAGGGCAGCTATTTCTGGCCCTGAGACGGGGAGGGCGTGTGGGGGCAGGAAGGtgggaggaaggtgggaggaAGGCTCCGGGGCTCATGGGAGCTGAGGGCTATTTCTGCCTCGCTTTGTGACCTGCCAGGCCACCCTTGGCCACCGTGTCAGTGCCCCGTGCCAGGCTGCCCCTGAGCCTGCAGCCCGAGGCTCCCCACAGCACGTGGCCCAGGTGGCCCTGGGTGGCGAGGGACGTGTGCCACACACCCTGCGCGGTTTGTCACAAGACCGTGATGCTGGCTCTGATCTCCTGATGTCACCCTGCAGCAGGCCGGCAATAAATGCCCTGGGAGTGCCCGAAATAGGTGAACCCTGACCCTGAGGTGATTTTGTGTCATCCTGCAGAGGGTGACTAAGGCAAAGTGGCTCTGTGGGAAAAAGAACAGTCACTGCCACCCAGCTGTGCCAAAGGCTGGAAGCTCCGTGGCCTGTCCCCCTTCCCTGCTGGCCACCCCATGGAGCGACCCCAGAAGGGAGCAGTGGGCACCGGCAGtggtcccagtgcccccagacGTGGCTGTGGCACAGTCACGCATTGCCTGGCACCCTGGCATTATCCCCCACCAGTTCTATATATGGGCCTGCCCTCTCCGGGCCGCGGCACCGGGATCTCAAGTGACaccggggagggaggggggggggtctATTTTTAGCCCTTGAATGGATCTGAGCTGCAGCCGGGCTCCCTGCCCCCGCCGAGGGTTCGGCATCATGTTGTGCCGGGAGGGTTCTCCTGCGTGGCTCCTCGAATGGCTCCATcccctcctggggctgggggacaggtAGGACGGGCTTTGTCACCTccctgcttctcctgctgccGGATCCccccggggctgtgctgctcctccctccccaggcCCGCGGGAAGGACGGGGCTGCTGCCGTGGCTTTGCTGGAATGTCCTGTTTGCGCTGAGCTTCGGGAGGCCGTGGCAGGAATGCTCAGGAACATCAATCCCAGCTTTTAAAGTGGCAAAAGGAGTAGGAAAGGGGGGGGTGTGAggtgtggtgctgctgtggagagaaccCCAAACCTTCTCTAGCTCTGGAGAGAGCACCAAAccccctgtgcagctgtggggaGAATCCTAAAGCCCCGGGGCTGCCGTGCTGGGGAGCAGAGGCAGCGGGGACCGAAGGGGGGTGGCACTGTCCCCTCTCactgctggcagggctgtggtCCAGCACAGCCATCCCCATCCTGCTGAggctgccaggagctggaattcccagctggGTTTCAGCCGGACACGAGCGAGGATGGGTGAGGATGAAGGGAGGAActggcaggaagggctgggggCACGCACCTCGCCTCTGTCTGCCCACACCGGTGCCACCCCCTCGTCCCTgacctgtccctgctcccctgctgcaggCATGGATAACTTCGAGTACAGCATCCAGCTGAACGACCGGGAATGGGCTGAGTTCTTCCAGGCCTCCGAGGAGTGCAGCCTGGCGCCGGCCTCGCTGGCCACGGCCGAGGAGCAGTGCCTCAGTGACATTGAGCAAGGGGACGCCTCGGGACGGGACTGTCCCCGCAGCAGCGCCGGGCTGACCGCGGCCAGGCCGGGCAGCGAGCCAGCGGCTGGCACGGGTAGCCCTGCCCCACGTGGGGTGGCCGGTGACACCGCCCCGCGCTGGCCGGAGCGTGGCCACCTCTCCCTGCCGGAGCTGCTGTCGGGCAGCGAGGACGAAGCGGAGCTGGGCTCTGTCGGGAGGTTCCTGTGTGACAGCGACGAGCCCAGGTGCCGGTCGCCCGCTGCCATGCCCAGCGCCCAAAGGAGGCAGCCGCCACGGCCACCCGCGGCCACTCCGGCcggtggcacagcccagggcagccccgggcAGGACGCGGCGGAGGAGAAAGGAGCGGCCGGAGGCGGCCAGGCCATGgagccccccgggccccccgaGCAGGGAGGGGATGCAGGAGGGGGACGAGCCCGTGGCAGCGCCCTGGTGGCACAGCCGGCGGTGGTGGCACAGCCGGAGGCTCCAGCAGCCTCTGCCTCCCCGCAGGGATCGGCCGGGAAGGGCCCTGCCAGCGCTGCCCCCTCGGAGCCCGGAGTGCGGGGACCCGCCGGGGACCCCCCGAGCCCTTCGCCGGGGACGGTGCCCAGGGTGGcacaggaggaggagcgggCGGGCACGGAGCCGAGCTCGCCGGGCGGATCCCCCAGCGTGGTGAGGCCCAAGGTGCCGGCGCAGCCGAGGAAGAGCCGCAGGCAGCGCGGAGCCAGCGCCACcgagggggacagggaccctgcGGGGGCTGCGGCACCgggcgcggcgggggccgggaAGGCACCCCCGGGCTCGCCGATGTCCCCTCGGaagggcagagggaaggagaaggcgGCCAAGGGAGCGCTGGTGAGGCTGGGCAGCGAGGAGGCTGCGGACAGCAAGCGGTCAGTGCCCGGCCCTGGCGTGGATGGCGGCGATCCCGGGACTGCTGCCCCGAAGCAGAGGGGGAAGGAGCCGGGGGCGCAGTCCCCAGGGAAGACAAAGGCCACCAAGTACCCGAAGGCAGCGCAGGCCGGTGGCTCGGGCGTACGTGACAGTGTCCCAGTGGTCCCTGGCGACGGAGCCGCGGCTGTTCCAGGGCAGGCGTGCCAGGAGATGCCAGGGAAGCCTCTCCAGCCCGGGAGCGCGGCAGCGTTTGGAGGGAATGCtgctgagggggctgggggggagcctGCAGCTGAGATCCCTGGAGTTCCTGCTGTTGAGATCTCCAGAAAACCTGCGGAGATCCCTGGAATTCCTGCTGCTGAAATCTCCAGAAAACCTGCGGAGATCCCTGGAATTCCTGCTGTTGAGATCTCCAGAAAACCTGTAGAGATCCCTGGAATTCCTGCTGTTGagatccctgcagctcctgcagctgaggTCTCCAGGAAGCCCTCAGAGATCCCTGGAGTTCCTGCAGCTGAGACCCCCAGGAAGTCTGCAGCTGAGATTCCAAGGAAGCCCTCAGAGATCCCTGCAGTTCCTGCAGCTGAGGTTCCAAGGAAGCCCTCAGAGATCCCTGcagttcctgcagctgggaTCCCTTGGGAGCCTGCAGCTGTGATTCCCAGGAAACCTGTAGCTGCAGTCCCTTGGGAAGCTGCAGCTGGGATCCCCAGAATTCCTCCAGTGGGGATCCCTTGGGAGCCTGCAGCTGGGACCCCCAGGAGTCCTGCAGTGGACATCCCTTGGGAGCCTGCAGCTGGGACCCCCAGGAGTCCTGCAGTGGACATCCCCAGGATCCCTGCAGCTGAGATCCCCAGGATTCCGGCCGTTGAGATCCCATGCGAGCCCACAGCTGGGATCCCCCCGATTCCTGCGGCTGGGATCCCTTGGGAAGCTGCAGCTGAGACCCCCAGGGAGATGAGCCCCCTGTGCTTTGCTGATGGGGCCTCTGCCAGGCCCAGCTCTCTGGATGTGACCTGGCCCGAGATGTACGATTACTTGTTCTGTGAttcccaggaggaggaggacgagctGGGGAGCTCCGTGGAGGGGTGGAAATCCCCCTTGCAAAGGGAATTCTGCTGGCCCGAGCTGTACGAGCACTTTTTCAACGAACCAgaaggaagcaggaaaaaaggcaaagctaaagacaggaaaaggaaggagtTCAGCAGCTTGGACCACGCTGGGCTGCAAAAGGAGGATCCCAGCCCGGCTGCAGGCAAGGACACCGTGTTTATCCCAGTCCCTGATGTGTATGGACATTGCTTCCCAGAgagagcccagagcaggatgggctggagagggattttctCAATGGCTCCGGCCTCCGAGGTGAAGAAAGCTGTGGGGGCTCTGAAGTCCCTGCTGCAAAGGCAAATCCAGCTGGGAGGAGGCCAAGCCCCAGCATCCCAGGCCCTGGTGCCCAGAGGATCCGGAGAGAAGCTCGCCCTGGTGCCACTGGGAGGAGCCCAGGTGTGGCCAGGAGATGCAGGCACAGCCCTGGCCCTGAGAGGTAAACCCCGTTGTCCCCTGCAGGGACATGTCCCGGGCTGTGTCACCCTGGCTGGCCCTTGGGAtgctccctctgtcccctctgcctCTCCCTTGGGTCACTCCCTCCCTCTGTCCCCGTGCaaagctggtgctgctggccaGGTCCCCCAGCACTACAGGCATGAGCAGGTAAAATTTGGGATTGTAAAACCCACTCTGATTAGAAAAACACCCTCCAGAGGCCTCAGAGGTCACCTGGACACTGCCTGTTCCTGGAGGCAGGTGAGAGAAATGGGAATAAAGGGAGAAGTTCAGCCCCTGAGGACAGGCAGGGATTTATCTTTGAGCTTAAATGATGCTCAGAGCCTCAGAGTTAATATTAAACCCAAACAATGAGGGAGCCATCCCGAAGGGAGCCTCAAAATCGAGCTTCCAGTCTGTTTGCACGGAGAAAAACCCCTTTGGGGTGGTCACAGCTGATTAACAAGCCGGTTTTAATTGAAAGCCTGATCAAATGAGTAGGAGCAAGAAGAACCTGATTTGACATAGGCCTGCAAGTTGTtccaggctggaacggcagcgAGGCGGGGAACGCCGAGCACTCAGGGATGTCCTCGTCCCTggaggaggcagggagcaggagtggggtggggtgggatgcaCGGAGGGATGCTGAGCACTCTCGGTTGCTGTCCCAGAGCTGGCTGCGCCTCGGGACCCCGGTGACAGCAAGGGGAGCTTGCCCGAGGCCCCAGGAATTGCTCTGTCCTAAATCTGCTCCCCAGACCCAATTCCAGCCTccagagagagctggggagatCCTCAGGGAGGTGGTGAGGCAGCCTGGGGTGGCTTTAACAAACATTTCCCTGGGGTTTTAACCAAGTGTGAGACTGAGAGGGGTGACAGATGAGCCACTGTCCTTCGGGACTGCGCTCGAGCCCTGACCAGACCCCTCTGCACCACTGGTGCAAAAACACCTTCAGGGACGATTccctgggagcaccagggatttGCTGTCCCAGAGggcggggaggggaggcagaggaggtGGCACAAAGCCCCCAGACCTCGTGCTCCTCTcgtggcaggagcagcagaggaccCCCGGGTGCTGAGCCACAAGGACATGTGCCTCGTGTTCTGCGCCTTCGCGTCCTGGGCCGTGAAGACATCTGACCTGCAGGCTCCGGATGCCTGGAAGACCAGTACGTACAGTGCCCGCCTggagaggggtgggaagggCTCTGGGGGGCACTTGGCAGGGAGAAAAGCAGGGATATTTATacctgcagctgcctgtgggGAAGTGCAgcgttttcctgcttttcccaagtGCTTTCCCTGCTTTCTGTCTCCTCCACTCCTGGCTCCTGCTCGCTTCCTTTGTGCTTTCCCTGCAAAGCTGGAGctgagctccatccagcccctGACAGGGACCAGTTTGTCAGGATTTCCTTGGGATCGGTGCTGTCAGGACCTGCAGTGAGCAGGTTTAGATTCCCTCATCCCAGCTGGAAcaaaattccctgcttttctgaTGTGCTTGGAAGGCTTAAtcttcccccccccaaacacaGCTCGGCTGAGGcatcttcctgctgctctgagtCCTGCaactgctcagaggggatctgTGGGATCCCCTcctctccaaccacagcacctGGAAGCTGCTGGGAAGAGAAGAAGCTGGGGAAACACAAATTCACTGAATCCCCCCGGAGTGGGGATCGCTGGATGAGCAGGGAACGGCTCAGGGCGAGCAGCATTCCCAGTTCCTGCCCTGGATGCAGCAGGTCCAGCCCTGGAGAGCCCTTCCATGGGAAGATCAAggcttcctgctgcttttccaggcgAGGAATGTTCCCTGCTAAGGTCACCAGGAAGCTGACACCCGGGCTGGGAATAGCTCCTGAGCTAAGGCTGCTCAGTGCCATCATCACAAGCAGCTCTTGGCCTGCTCCTCCTGGGCAACTGAGTTTGGGATGGAGGACGTGGCCCCGGGAAAGGTGTGGAAAGCGGGATACGCTCCTCGTGCCCTGGGATGGAATaacctggggaggaggagggaggcaggagtagttccacagcctggagcagccatTCTCTCCGGGCATTTGGGCCTCTAAAAGGTTGAATTTCTCTCTTTATGTCCCTCTAACACATAAATCAGAATCCAGTCTGAATATAAGGTGGGAAGTCCAAAGGCACGGCTTGGATTGCCAGCTTTGCTTGGGAATCAAGGGAATTTAACGTCTCTTACAAACCAAATCAAAGACACTGAGTgcaagcacagagcagagcttgCTTTGTCTATAATCCCCATCAGTTATTTCTTCTGTCCCTATATTttttgatttggggttttggatattttctgcttttggctGGGACCAGAAAATCCATAGGAAGTCCACAAAATGGGATTTTCCTTGGCGTCCTCCTGGTGTAAACAGAAGCAGGAAATGAAGGTGCTGCCCTGAAGCCCTGGTGAGATTTTTCTAGCATGTCTTCCTCATCCAAGATCAAATCTCCACCCAAACCTGTGGCTCCACCCAATCCATGAAATTCCCATCTGGATCTGTGTATCCGACACTGCGCATCACCAGTGGAGCCTTTTGAGCATTTCCCCTAAAAACAGACGTGTTTTATGGAATGGTCGGGTCTCCACGTGCCCAAACTCCGGGACTGGATGTGGCCAGTcaggctgtgggcagctgggaaCGCACTGGGAACAAATTCCGTGTGGTGGGAATGGAAAGCAAAGGCAGGAGGGGACTGGGAAAGGGCGAGGAGTGACCCCGCTGTGTCCCACAGAGCGGGGGGGCCCAGCAGTTTGGGATCCCCACGTCCGGGGAAAGATCCTGAGGTCTGGGAGAAGCACCTGGAGTCACAGTGGGAATGTGTTGGGCTCTTTTCCAGTGTTCCTGGCAAGTTTCGGCACCCTCTCAGCCATCCGCTACTTCCGACGGCAGGTCAGGGAAGGGCACCCCCGGACTTAACCCCGGCCACGCCGGAGCCGCTGCCCGAGGCCGGCGCAGGCAGAGGCTGGGACTTTGTTCTGGACACTGGGAGAAGCCTGGAGCCAGCACCAAGACTTCTGTGGCCCCATCCCTGGCGGGACAGGATGGCACAGGGAGCAGGACCTTCCCGGTGACAGGAACTGACGgtaggacaggacaggacaggacaggacaggggtGGCTCTGCCCTTCGCTTGCACGCTCCTCGTGCCGATCCCGGGAATGCCCAGGGTCGgctccagggcactgctggttcctcctccctgctggaGTCGCCTGGTGgcacaggaaggagctgaggtGGCAGCGAGAGAAAGCGGGGGAGTGCTTCATCCCGAGAAAAGCTGGGATATCCgtgaaggaggaaaggagggcTTTGGGAAGGGCTTGGCTAGGCCCGGGCTGGGCGGCAGCTCCAGGGGATGGAGGGGCCGCTCCCTTGGCAGAGCCCAGCGCTCCCATGACCGGTTTGAACACTCCAGGAGGGCTCATCCTCTTGGATTTCACTCCAAGAAGTCGCAGCTcggtgcagcagctctgggataaGGTTTCTGTCGCACGTGGCCACCGcagccctggcatccagaggcACGGACGGGTCTGTCCCTGCGGGACACCTGCTGCAGGGACACGTCCCCATCCCACGGGGGAGGACGGGCAGGGTCACGCAGCCAGAACGGGGGGAAAGGGCGGCCAGGGAGGGTCCTGCgggggatgcacagggtgggaagggcagcagggaaagggctGAGCTCAGGGAAGTCTCAGGGAAGAGGACAGGAGGATGttggagaggagggaggagtGTGTGGACAGGTTTGGCTGTGCCAATCAGCAGGGAAAGGGTCTGGATATTTGATTTATTTCCTCGTGTGCCTCCCGTCCTAGAGAGGCAGAGTTTGGCTGGGGGAGATGTGCGGCTGGGGAAGGGCTCCAGGGAGCCTGGAATggaaagtggggggaaaaacaagAAGGAAATGGTTCAgtctcccccctctccccagtgcctccctcACCCCTCCAGGGCATTATCCAGGAGGATTTTCCTTCCCTCGCCAGTCTGGTAACAGCACCAGTGTGGGATTGAGCGCTCAGGGACCGGACCCACAGAGGCTCTGAGGGCAGCAGTcagcccagagctgcagtgTGGAGCTGCCTGTGAGCTCTGCAGGAACGCTGTGCTGGCGTTTGTCCCGAAACAGGAGAGGGGAGGTTTCCTTCCTTGTGCTGAGAGTGCCGTGAAACTTCAGTGTGTGGTGGGGTGTAGGGTGGATTACTGCTGATAGGAGAGCGCAGTGAGACGTGGGACTGGGAGATAGATGTGGCCAGGCTCTGTGtgggccagagcagctgtgcacCCACTGAGAGCCGTTCTGTGAGGAGGGCAACGGATGGAATGTGCTGGAAGCTTCTAATAAAGCTCTGTCTCATTTACTACTTCTGTGTCCGTCCCTGTGTCTGTGGGGAGCCCTTAAAGGGGTTTTAAAGGAGGGTAAGTCAATGCCCTGTGTGTGGATCCAGAACTGCGGGAGCTGACGGCTCTggagccctggggacacagcaggcagggGGATggggctgtgtccctgtccttggCTCAGTCCCCGTTCCTGCCCCCCTGAGACACGGCCTGGCTGTCACATGTCACCAGCAACCCGCTCCAGAGATCCTtcctggctcaggagcccttgGCTCGTCCCCAGGCAGCGCCTCTGAGCACAGCAGTGAGCCCgaggcagtgcccagcagcacggcctccatcccctccctgctcccggATCCCTCTGGATGCTGCATCCAGGAGCTCCTGGCACCgcatcctcaaaaaaaaaaaaaccctgaaacacTCCGTGTGCTCTGTCTGCAGCTCACCCGTGAAACTCTGCCCTGCTCTCCGTGCCgggtgggagcagcagcctcGGGGGAGAcggggagcagctgggggaagTGGGAATTTCACTCCTCCGGGATTTCCTGGGAGGCTGTCGCAGGGAGCTGAGCGCAGCAGGAGTTGCTGAAAGGTCCCGCCGGTGTCAGGAGATCTGGGAGCCTCTGCCACGCTCAGCCGGGCAGGAGAGCAGCCTGAGATGTTAACGCTTGGCTTATTCTCTGACCTTCCCAGCTCTCTCCTCTGCCTCAGCAAGGCCAGCCGGCCCGGGATTTCCCATCCGTGGCCAAAATTCGGGATTAAACCTCGCAAATTCAGCATATCCAAGGATTTCTCCCtgacaaaagctgccaggacagaggggtTTTGACCTCCCGTGGGCAGCCAGGACGGCCCCAAATCGCAGAGACCTTTCCGTGCATCCTCCGTGCCGCGAGGCTGCTGCCGGTGCCACGGGCGCGCTGGGAGCGCTGCCGTGCCTCGCTCGCTGTGCCCCGCACGTCGCTCCCTCATCTGACAcctccccagtgccaggcacatGAAAAAGTCAGGCAGGTGCGCCCCGAGGAGCTGAGCCCGGGTCTCACCcgggtgggagcagggatgccGCTCCCCCTTTTCCCGGGAATGGGTTTGGCCGCAGCGGCTCCTTGGCTCTGACTTCATCTTGCTCCGTCTCTCGGGGGTGAGACCAGAGCGGAGCTTCCCACGGGGATTTCCGTGGCCATTCCTGGCTGTTCCCTGCTCCTTGCGGGGGGGTTCGATGCGGTGCCGGCCCCGGCAGAGCGGAGGGAGCGCTGACCCCGCTCTGCTCCGGTCGCTCCCGTCCGTGGAGCCGGGAGAGCTCCGCATGTTTTGGTGGATTCTCCCACCACCCACAGGGCGCTCAGGGAGTTGCTGGGCACAGCCCGGAGCGGATCCCGCACATCCCCGGCGCTCGGGAAAGGAGGGATGGGTCCTTCCCAAGCTCTGGCTGTGGTTCCGAGCAGGAAGGGACGCACAAACCTCTCCCCGAGGAATTCCCGAACCTCAAATGCCTTCGGGAAGGGAATAAAGATACAGGAACAGGCTGGTTTCTGCTACACCCTTTGTTCTCTGGCAGAGAATTTCTCCCAGCTCCCAAAGCCAAAGGAGCAGGTTAAAAGCTCCACTTTCtattgagttttttttttttttttttaatttcgcTGTTTATTctttgagggaaaaa
It contains:
- the PERM1 gene encoding PGC-1 and ERR-induced regulator in muscle protein 1 isoform X2 — protein: MDNFEYSIQLNDREWAEFFQASEECSLAPASLATAEEQCLSDIEQGDASGRDCPRSSAGLTAARPGSEPAAGTGSPAPRGVAGDTAPRWPERGHLSLPELLSGSEDEAELGSVGRFLCDSDEPRCRSPAAMPSAQRRQPPRPPAATPAGGTAQGSPGQDAAEEKGAAGGGQAMEPPGPPEQGGDAGGGRARGSALVAQPAVVAQPEAPAASASPQGSAGKGPASAAPSEPGVRGPAGDPPSPSPGTVPRVAQEEERAGTEPSSPGGSPSVVRPKVPAQPRKSRRQRGASATEGDRDPAGAAAPGAAGAGKAPPGSPMSPRKGRGKEKAAKGALVRLGSEEAADSKRSVPGPGVDGGDPGTAAPKQRGKEPGAQSPGKTKATKYPKAAQAGGSGVRDSVPVVPGDGAAAVPGQACQEMPGKPLQPGSAAAFGGNAAEGAGGEPAAEIPGVPAVEISRKPAEIPGIPAAEISRKPAEIPGIPAVEISRKPVEIPGIPAVEIPAAPAAEVSRKPSEIPGVPAAETPRKSAAEIPRKPSEIPAVPAAEVPRKPSEIPAVPAAGIPWEPAAVIPRKPVAAVPWEAAAGIPRIPPVGIPWEPAAGTPRSPAVDIPWEPAAGTPRSPAVDIPRIPAAEIPRIPAVEIPCEPTAGIPPIPAAGIPWEAAAETPREMSPLCFADGASARPSSLDVTWPEMYDYLFCDSQEEEDELGSSVEGWKSPLQREFCWPELYEHFFNEPEGSRKKGKAKDRKRKEFSSLDHAGLQKEDPSPAAGKDTVFIPVPDVYGHCFPERAQSRMGWRGIFSMAPASEVKKAVGALKSLLQRQIQLGGGQAPASQALVPRGSGEKLALVPLGGAQVWPGDAGTALALRGAAEDPRVLSHKDMCLVFCAFASWAVKTSDLQAPDAWKTKNP
- the PERM1 gene encoding PGC-1 and ERR-induced regulator in muscle protein 1 isoform X1, producing MDNFEYSIQLNDREWAEFFQASEECSLAPASLATAEEQCLSDIEQGDASGRDCPRSSAGLTAARPGSEPAAGTGSPAPRGVAGDTAPRWPERGHLSLPELLSGSEDEAELGSVGRFLCDSDEPRCRSPAAMPSAQRRQPPRPPAATPAGGTAQGSPGQDAAEEKGAAGGGQAMEPPGPPEQGGDAGGGRARGSALVAQPAVVAQPEAPAASASPQGSAGKGPASAAPSEPGVRGPAGDPPSPSPGTVPRVAQEEERAGTEPSSPGGSPSVVRPKVPAQPRKSRRQRGASATEGDRDPAGAAAPGAAGAGKAPPGSPMSPRKGRGKEKAAKGALVRLGSEEAADSKRSVPGPGVDGGDPGTAAPKQRGKEPGAQSPGKTKATKYPKAAQAGGSGVRDSVPVVPGDGAAAVPGQACQEMPGKPLQPGSAAAFGGNAAEGAGGEPAAEIPGVPAVEISRKPAEIPGIPAAEISRKPAEIPGIPAVEISRKPVEIPGIPAVEIPAAPAAEVSRKPSEIPGVPAAETPRKSAAEIPRKPSEIPAVPAAEVPRKPSEIPAVPAAGIPWEPAAVIPRKPVAAVPWEAAAGIPRIPPVGIPWEPAAGTPRSPAVDIPWEPAAGTPRSPAVDIPRIPAAEIPRIPAVEIPCEPTAGIPPIPAAGIPWEAAAETPREMSPLCFADGASARPSSLDVTWPEMYDYLFCDSQEEEDELGSSVEGWKSPLQREFCWPELYEHFFNEPEGSRKKGKAKDRKRKEFSSLDHAGLQKEDPSPAAGKDTVFIPVPDVYGHCFPERAQSRMGWRGIFSMAPASEVKKAVGALKSLLQRQIQLGGGQAPASQALVPRGSGEKLALVPLGGAQVWPGDAGTALALRGAAEDPRVLSHKDMCLVFCAFASWAVKTSDLQAPDAWKTMFLASFGTLSAIRYFRRQVREGHPRT